The region CCCTGGTACATCAACGGATCGTGATAGAAGCTCTCGGGCACCTCGGCGCCGCGCGCTTTGCGCACCAGCTCGACGTGGTTGATGTACGCGCTGCCGTCGGCCCACTGGTACGCGCGCGGCAGCGGCGAATGCGCCTCGCGCTCGTGGAAGCGTTCGCAGGGAACGGCTTCGTTATTCACGTCGCGGTACAGCGCCTCGAGCTTGGGCGCCGTATTCGCCCAGTCGTCCAGCGCGTCCTGCATCGTCTCCGCGATATTGTCCGCCGCGCAGTAGCGGGTGATGTCTTTCGAGACGACCACCAGCTTGCCGTCGCGCGTTCCGTTATTCAGCGTCGCGAGTTTCATTGGACTGTCTCTCCTTCGGGGGTGTCGTTCTGGTTGTCGGGGTGCGCCCTTTGCACTTCATCCAATGCGAGGCAGGCGGCTTCGATCCGGGTTGTATGCGGCGCATCTGAGAAATCGTAACCGAAGCGGCGCGCGTTGTAGATCTGCGGCATGAGCACGACCTCGAAGAAGCCGGGCGCATCGAACAGGAAATCGCCGGTATTCAGCTGGGCGAGCCGTTGCTCCACCGGCACCAAGGTGCGGGCGAGCCAGTGGCGATACCAGGTTTCGACGCCCTCCTGGTCCTGCCCGTATTCGCTCTTGAGATACTTGAGGACGGGCAGGTTGAGCGGCGCGTGCAGCTCGGTCGCGATGGCATAGGCGAGTTCGCGCGCGAGGTAGCGCTGTTCGATCTCGACCGGGAGCAGCGGCTTTTCGGGGTAGGCTTCGTCGAGCCATTCGATGATCGCCATCGACTGCACGCGATCCTTGCCGCCCGCTTCGAGCATGGGCACCGTGGCGAAGGGATTGCGGCTGGCAAAGGCTTCGCCCTTCTGCTGGCTCTCCACCAGATTGACCGGGCAGTTCTCGTATTCGAGCCCCTTCAATTGCAAGGCGAGGCGAAGGCGGTAGCTGGTGGAGCTGCGGAAGTAGCCGTAGAGTTTCATGCATTCGTCCCGTGGATTGCGGCGCGGCCTGACACACCTGACACACTGTCTAAAGGCAAAAAACCGGGCTGCCGTTCCGCGCCTCGGGACGGCGTGGTGGAGACGGGCGAAGCAAAGTGCACGCCCGGCTTTTCGCACTTTTCGGCCGTGTAGGACAGGGCTTGGCGCCCCCTACCAGCCCTGCACGTGACCCGCGGCAATCCAGTTTGGTGCATGAAACGCAATGCCGGTTGATGGACCGGTTGATGGATCGCCGCGCTCGCCCCGCTGTTCCCCCGGATCGGGTGTCCGGTGGCTCGCGATGACGCGAATTGCATCAGAACGCGGCAATACCCGTGATCGCACGCCCCAGGATCAGCGCGTGGACATCGTGCGTGCCCTCGTAGGTGTTGACCGTCTCGAGGTTAATCATGTGGCGCATGATCTGGTATTCCTCGCTGATACCGTTGCCGCCGTGCATGTCGCGGGCAACGCGCGCGATGTTCAGCGCCTTGCCGACATTGTTGCGCTTCACGATCGAGACCATGTCGGGCGACCAGTTGCCTTCGTCCATCAGGCGACCCACGCGCAGGGAGGCCTGAAGCCCCAGCGCGATCTCGGTCAGCATGTCGGCGAGCTTCAACTGGTAGAGCTGCTTGGAGGCGAGCGGCACGCCGAACTGCTGCCGGTCGAGCCCGTACTGGCGCGCGGCGGCCATGCAATATTCGGCCGCACCCATGCTGCCCCATGAGATGCCATAGCGCGCGCGGTTGAGGCAGGAGAACGGACCTTTGAGTCCCTGCACTTCGGGGAACATGGCGGAAGCGGGCACGCGCACCTCGTCCATCACGATCATGCCCGTGGTGCTGGCACGCAGCGAGAGCTTGCCCTCGATCTTGGGGGCGGAGAGGCCTTCCATACCCTTTTCGAGCACGAAGCCGCGAATGGCGCCGCCATGTTCTTCGCTCTTGGCCCACACCACGAAGACGTCGGCGAACGGCGAGTTGGAAATCCAGGTCTTGCTGCCCGAGATGACGTAGTCGTCGCCGTCCTTCTTGGCGTGGGTCTTCATCCCCGCCGGGTCCGAGCCCGCATCGGGTTCGGTCAGGCCGAAGCAGCCGATCAGCTCGCCGCTGGCGAGGCCGGGGAGGTACTTCTGCTTCTGCTCTTCGGTGCCGAAGGCGGTGATCGGGTACATGACCAGGCTCGACTGCACGCTCGCCATCGAACGGTAGCCGCTATCGACCCGCTCGATCTCGCGCGCGACGAGGCCATAGGCGACGTAGCTGGCACCTACGCCGCCAAATTCCTCAGGCGTGGTCACGCCGAGCAGGCCGGCCTTGCCCATCAGCGGGAAGAGTTCGGGCGCGCTGGCCTCCTCGCGAAAGGCGTCGATCACGCGCGGCTGGAGTTCGCTCTGCGCGAAGGCGTGCGCGGACTCGCGGATCATCCGCTCGTCCTCGGTCAGCTGGTCGTCGAGGCGGAAGGGGTCGGTGGCGTCGAAGGGGATCATGGGTGTGGGGCTCGCTTCTCTTGTCGCCCGGTCCCATGGCAAATCGAGGCATGGCCCGGCAAGCCCTGCATTGGGCAATGCGGGCGGACGGCAAGTTGAACGTCAGGCGGTTTCGACGCTGACCGATACTGCGAGGGACTTATCAGTCCCGGCCGGTTGAGCCTCGTCCTGCTCGCGCGTCAGCACGGTGTGCACCTGCGTCAGGATATCGCCGGGAGGGCAGGGCTTGGCCAGCGCCAGCGTGCCGGGGAAGCGGGTCGAGACTTCATCCAGCGGCAGGTGGCCCGAATGGAAGATCACCGGCACGTTTTCCGCGATCAGCTTTTCCGCGAAGGGATAGACGACGGTATCGTGCAGCCGGATATCGAGGATCGCAAGATCGGGGCGCTGCTTCTGGAAGGCGAGCATGGCGGAATTCAAGTCGCCGTGCGGGCCTTCGACCTGATAGCCTGCTTCGGCGATGGTATCGCACAGGTCCATCCCGACGATAGGCTCGTCTTCCGCGACAAGGATGATTGGCTGTTCCATCTGCTCTCCACCAGCGACCGCAATCTTTCAGAACGGTTCCACAACAGGATCGTTCCAAAACGGGCGCCGTGGCAAGCGAATTCTTGCCTGTACTCTTTTTTACAGCTTGCCGAAGCGGGATTCGTACGCGGCGGTATCCCCGCTTTCGAGCAGCCTGGCCTGTTCGATCCAGTTGTCGCGCCGGATGCGGCCCTTGAAGCGGCCCAGCTGGTCGTCGATCCGGTCGATGTCTGCCTCGCTCCAGCTGGCGATCTGCCCGAAGGAGGTGACGCCCAGCGCGTTGAGCTGCGTGGCGAGTTTCGGGCCGACGCCCTTGAGCCTGGTCAGATCGTCCGCGGCGCCTGTGTCCGACGCGGCGGGCGGGGTCTGCGCCGCTTCCCTTTCCTCGGCGACGACGCCGCCAACGGCGGCTCCGGCACCCCCGGTCGCGGTCGCGGCGGGTTCGGCGCGCGGTGTGGGGACCGGAGCCGGGGCCGGGGCAGGTGTCGGAGCGGGTGTCGCCGCTGTCGATGCGGGAGGCGGAGGAGGGATGGTCTCAGCTTCCGGAGCGGGCGCCGGAGCGGGCGTGGCGGCGGCAGGCCGTCCGCTTGCAGCGGGCGGCGCGGGGTCCTTCGCGGCTGCTGGCGGAGCATCGATCAGCGCCTGATTGCGTTTCGTCCCGGTCTCCTCGGGGCTATCCTCGCGCGTCACCCTGGTCTTGCGCGAGCCTGACAGGAGGAACCAGGCAACCACGAACCCGACCAGCACGGCCAGCAGGATCAGCAGCCAGTTCGCCTCGATCAGTTCAATCATCTTGGGCTTTGCCTCTTTTCGTTACCTGTCGCGCGCATTAACGCGAAAGGCCTGTCCGCGCAAAGTCCAAAGCTTGGCCGTGCCTGCGCCGAGCCCCAGGCCCACGACATATCCGGCTAGGGCAAGCGCCACCAGTTCCAGGGAAAGAGCCATGTTTCGTCTCGTGCCTCGCGTGCTGGGCCCGCGCTAGCGTGCCGCGGGTGTGTCGATCGGGGTGGGGCTGGGCGTCTCGCCGGAAATGACGCGGAATTCGATCCGCCGGTTGGCCGGATCGGCGGGGTCGAGACCTTCGATCGTGCGCGAACTGCCGTATCCGGTCGCGCGCAGGCTCTGCCCCGGGATGCCGCGGTCGATCAGCTCGCGCCGCACGATCTGCGCGCGGTCCTGCGACAGCGCCAAGTTGACCTGCGGCGAGCCCGAGGTGTCGGTGTGGCCGGAAATGGCGATGGTCGTGCCGACACACGGGCGCAGCGTGTTCGCCAGCTCGTCAAGCAATTCCTCGCTGCCGGGGATGAACTCGGCCGAGGATTCCTCGAACCGGATCGTGCGTTCGGCCAGCACGGTCAGCAGCTCGCTCTCGCAGCGCAGCGATTCGATGTCGGTATCGCCGGAGGCCAGCATGGTCCCGTCGGTCCAGTGCACGCCGCCCACGCCCGGGATGTCGTAGATGGCCTGCGCGATCCGTGCGCGTTCCAGCTCGGTCAGATCGCGATTGGGCGTCAGCATTGCGTGGCGGGTCGGCCAGCCGCCGGCGGTGTAGAAGCGCACCTCGACCGCCGGATCGGGGCCCTGCTGCGCGGGCAGTTCCCGGGTCGCTGCGGCCAGCCGCTCGACATAGCCCACCGCCGTCTGGCTCGCGAACAGCAAGGCGATGGCGCAGACCAGCATGGCACCGGCGGAAAGGATGATCGCGGGATGGAGGGCGGGGCGAATTGTCACCCCGCCCCGATAGCGGCCCGTGGGTCGGGGGGGAAGGCCTCAGGGTTGGTCGAGGCTGTCGGCAACGCCGACCAGCTTGACGAATTCCTGCCGGTAGAAATCGCTCTGCGCGCCCGCCAGCGCGCGGATCGCGTCGTAATCGAAGTCCGCCAGCAGGGTATCGCCGCGCAGCTTCTGCGCGAATGCGGCGACCGATGTCGCGAAGGCGAAGTCGCCCGATAGCGGCCCGGCATTCGCCAGCGCGTTCGCGGGCAGCACCTGCGTGATCAGCGTCGAGGTGTCGCCATCGGGCTGCTTGTAGCGCAGCTTGACGAAGGCCGCCTCCGCCGCCTGCCCGGTCGCGGCCTGCGGAATCCGGTCCTGATAGCGGCGGCCGGGGATCCAGCCGTCGGCCTGCGCGGGCACCACCTCATAGATCGCGGTCACCTGGTGGCCCGATCCGATATCGCCCGCATCGACCGCGTCGTTGTTGAAATCCTCTTCGCGCAGGATGCGGTTCTCGTAGCCGATCAGGCGGTACTGGCTGACGACCGCGGGATTGAACTCGACCTGGATCTTCACGTCCTTGGCGATGGTAAAGAGCGTCGCGCCGAGCTGTTCGCCCAGAACTTTGCGCGCCTCGATCGCGCTGTCGATATAGCCGTAATTGCCGTTACCCCGGTCGGCGATCTGCTCCATCAGCGCTTCGTTGATATTGCCGCGCCCGAAGCCCAGCACGCTCATCGCGATGCCGTTGCGGCGCTTGCCTTCGACATATTCGAGCAGCGAGTCGTTGTCCGACAGGCCGACGTTGAAATCGCCGTCGGTCGCCAGGATCACGCGGTTGATGCCGTCGACCTTGCCCGCTTCGGCCACGCGATAGGCGAGCTCGAGCCCCGCACCGCCGGCGGTCGAGCCACCGGCCTGCAGATCGTCGAGCGCGGCCATGATCTCGCGCGGGTCGCTGGTCGGCTCGAGCACGAGGCCCGCCGCGCCCGCATAGACCACGATCGAGACGCGATCGCGCAGGGTCAGCCGGTTGACCAGCGTCTTCATCGCGGTCTTCACCAGCGGCAGCTTGTCGGGCGAACCCATCGAGCCCGACACGTCGAGCAGGAAGACGAGATTGGCCGCCGGGCGCTCTTCCTTGGGTGCGTCATACCCGGCGAGGCCGATCCGTACGAGGCGCGTGTCGGCATCCCACGGGGTGCGCGCGACATCCATGTTGACCGTGAAGGGCGCGGCGTCCGCGCTCGCCGGGCGCGGATAGTCGTAGCGGAAGTAGTTGACGAATTCCTCGGTCCGAACTGCCGCTTCGGGCGGTAGCTCCCCGTCGGTCAGCATCCGGCGCGCATTGGAATAGGAGCCCGTGTCGACATCGACCGAGAAGGTCGAGACCGGCGCTTCGAGCGTCACCGCGACGTCCGAGACGTCCTTCCCGTCATAGCGTTCGCGATCGGGCTGCGTCGGCACGACGATCGAAGGGACGTAGCGCAGGTCTTCGGACGTGCGCGGCTGTTCGCCAGGGGTCTCGGCCTGTTCCCGGGTCACGCGCGATCCGGTGACCGTGACCGGTGCGGCCGCCATCATCTGCGGTGAGGGTGGAGGCGGCGGCGGGGGAGGGGGCGGCGGAGGAGGTGGCGGGGGGATACTGCTCTCGCGGTCGGCGATGGCGCCGTTGCTCTTATCGGCCATTCCATCGGCGGTTGCGCATC is a window of Alteriqipengyuania lutimaris DNA encoding:
- a CDS encoding acyl-CoA dehydrogenase; the protein is MIPFDATDPFRLDDQLTEDERMIRESAHAFAQSELQPRVIDAFREEASAPELFPLMGKAGLLGVTTPEEFGGVGASYVAYGLVAREIERVDSGYRSMASVQSSLVMYPITAFGTEEQKQKYLPGLASGELIGCFGLTEPDAGSDPAGMKTHAKKDGDDYVISGSKTWISNSPFADVFVVWAKSEEHGGAIRGFVLEKGMEGLSAPKIEGKLSLRASTTGMIVMDEVRVPASAMFPEVQGLKGPFSCLNRARYGISWGSMGAAEYCMAAARQYGLDRQQFGVPLASKQLYQLKLADMLTEIALGLQASLRVGRLMDEGNWSPDMVSIVKRNNVGKALNIARVARDMHGGNGISEEYQIMRHMINLETVNTYEGTHDVHALILGRAITGIAAF
- the maiA gene encoding maleylacetoacetate isomerase — its product is MKLYGYFRSSTSYRLRLALQLKGLEYENCPVNLVESQQKGEAFASRNPFATVPMLEAGGKDRVQSMAIIEWLDEAYPEKPLLPVEIEQRYLARELAYAIATELHAPLNLPVLKYLKSEYGQDQEGVETWYRHWLARTLVPVEQRLAQLNTGDFLFDAPGFFEVVLMPQIYNARRFGYDFSDAPHTTRIEAACLALDEVQRAHPDNQNDTPEGETVQ
- a CDS encoding vWA domain-containing protein — its product is MKTFAVVAISGLALTGCATADGMADKSNGAIADRESSIPPPPPPPPPPPPPPPPSPQMMAAAPVTVTGSRVTREQAETPGEQPRTSEDLRYVPSIVVPTQPDRERYDGKDVSDVAVTLEAPVSTFSVDVDTGSYSNARRMLTDGELPPEAAVRTEEFVNYFRYDYPRPASADAAPFTVNMDVARTPWDADTRLVRIGLAGYDAPKEERPAANLVFLLDVSGSMGSPDKLPLVKTAMKTLVNRLTLRDRVSIVVYAGAAGLVLEPTSDPREIMAALDDLQAGGSTAGGAGLELAYRVAEAGKVDGINRVILATDGDFNVGLSDNDSLLEYVEGKRRNGIAMSVLGFGRGNINEALMEQIADRGNGNYGYIDSAIEARKVLGEQLGATLFTIAKDVKIQVEFNPAVVSQYRLIGYENRILREEDFNNDAVDAGDIGSGHQVTAIYEVVPAQADGWIPGRRYQDRIPQAATGQAAEAAFVKLRYKQPDGDTSTLITQVLPANALANAGPLSGDFAFATSVAAFAQKLRGDTLLADFDYDAIRALAGAQSDFYRQEFVKLVGVADSLDQP
- a CDS encoding OmpA family protein, whose amino-acid sequence is MTIRPALHPAIILSAGAMLVCAIALLFASQTAVGYVERLAAATRELPAQQGPDPAVEVRFYTAGGWPTRHAMLTPNRDLTELERARIAQAIYDIPGVGGVHWTDGTMLASGDTDIESLRCESELLTVLAERTIRFEESSAEFIPGSEELLDELANTLRPCVGTTIAISGHTDTSGSPQVNLALSQDRAQIVRRELIDRGIPGQSLRATGYGSSRTIEGLDPADPANRRIEFRVISGETPSPTPIDTPAAR
- a CDS encoding response regulator; this encodes MEQPIILVAEDEPIVGMDLCDTIAEAGYQVEGPHGDLNSAMLAFQKQRPDLAILDIRLHDTVVYPFAEKLIAENVPVIFHSGHLPLDEVSTRFPGTLALAKPCPPGDILTQVHTVLTREQDEAQPAGTDKSLAVSVSVETA